Genomic segment of Pagrus major chromosome 19, Pma_NU_1.0:
TTAAAGACATCACATCACTAATCTGCCTCCACATCTTGTAGGAGACACCGTGGCCTTCACTCCGCGAGACACAAGACAAGGTGAGATCCATTctacaaactttatttaaagtatttcaCTTTATCATTTTCAGCCTTTTGAACATCCCTCTGTCCTTTCCTTCTTACTAAATCACTGTGGTTTGCTCAAAACAACATCTTCATTGTCATACATGCTGAAAAAGATTCTTAAAACAGACTTTATGTGGTGTTTTGAGCCTTTATCATATCGTGTTAAAGAGATGACCACATTAGGATGCAATGAGAGCATTAACAAAGCTCATTGTGTGCGCTGAGTCAATGGACAGCGCAGGTTAATTGAAGTGGAACCAGTCTTTCCTGTCACAGTAATGGAAGCAACGCTGGTCATTTTCAATTCATCTTTtcaaatattgtttgttttagtttttcattcatttacatCGGGATCAGGTTGCAAAGTGCAGTAGTTGTTTCTCAATCACGACAGGGAGGTGAAGTCGGAAGTCTTCTGTAACTGGTGACTTAATAATCAGTTAAATGCAGCTAATCAATTGAAGTtaagtggaggagagaggtaCGCATTCCCCTTTTCACCCAGATTTTTCAAAGTTCATGCAGGAAATTGATTTACAAAATAAACTCCTTTAAGTGGTTTAATTACACATACATCAGTTGAGAATGTGACCCTGCTCtttaaatttatatatatacgtatgctctgatttttttggtttgtttcacaGATTGATCAGCCGCCTAGTCTTTCATACATAGTCTATCCTGCACAGTCGAGGGAAGCCGTCATTTTAACTATAGTTTGATATGTGGATTAAACATGGGTGTGGCCGTCCTTTGACCAGATAACAATACAGATTGTCAAATAGAAGGGCGTCACTTTGTGCTGGGGTCATAAGGGTTTAGGTAATGTCACTGACAGCCTACAGTATAGAAAACGTGTCACAAGTTATGTCTTGATATAAGCAAAGTTGGAAATTATACAATTCAAGGActttcaagcacttttcaaggcaaactgatttaaaattaTGGGCCATTGGTTCATATAGATCTTCGCATATGCTGTAACCAAGCCCAATACTCGAGGATGTCACATACTGTAAAGgctcagatgaaaaaaacatttttaaacgtttcatcaacatcaacatttcttgttgcaaatacatatttttttatttttaaatgtaacatctTGTCTGTGGTTGCTGTTATTATTGGaatatgtattttattcatttcaatgGGACCCTGTACATTATTAAAGATGAATGCAGAGCTAGCTTAGTGAATAAACAAcactaaacaaacaagacagcCTACGTAATACACATCTAtacataatatatttttataacagtGCATGTATTTACGCtgtctttaaagcaacattatgtagaaattggcattttgtgtgatttgggcggagtggctgagacagagacaccattgAAGACACTGACACAAGccactgtaccatcaacatgattttgaagctgttattttaagattataaagttgcataatGCTGCTTTAGGATTCTCTGTTTATCTTTATTCTGTCCTTGATTCACCCTCTTGGAATCAATAAAGGATTGTGTTATCTTATCTGATGTAGGAGCATTTGATAGCAATGATAAAGTGGCGACTGACCATATAACTTTCcttttacaaattaaaattcATAAGCAATAAAACCCTCCATTGTTCAATGTATGCCAATTTTACAGCCAGCGATTAGCCTAGCCTTAGTTTCCAACAGCGATTTGAAGCTACAAACTGACGCCTGATTGACGGACGGGACACGCTACAAATCAAAGTTCAACTAGCCTTAGCTTCCAACAGCGATTTGGCAACAATGTAGCTGTCCAGCCTTGGCCATTTGTGTAAAGATAACATAAATGCAGTCAGTAATTAAGCTGCTAAGCCACACCTGGTCTGTATGACCATtagcttatggtggctaatgttatCAAACTGATAGATACTACTGTCAGTTGAATTAGTAGGCTGTGTTTATGACTCTTCTCTACTTATCGAATATGTTTACTTTATCCCATAATTAACTTCACTAAGAAGGTTATGGACTCATGTCCATTTATTGGttgctggttggtttgttggtttgtgaccacgattgcacaaaaactactgaaggggtttccacaaaacttggatggaggatgggtctcagcccagaatagaccccattaacttttggtctGAATCCAggattttttgatatttttgaccaaagtGGCTGCTTTTCATTTAAAGTCACAAAATCTCCCTGCAAAGCTACTGATAGAGCTGGAATGTTTTTATGTACTATATTTAGTATATTGTGAAATTATCCCAGTATAACAAAGTCTTTGTCTCTcactcctcctcagctccaaaCACTGAAGTCAAATTAATTTTGCAACTTCAGCCTAAGTCCTATCATGTTACTTGAATCCCAGCCCTGTTTGTTCTGCATGTGTCACCTCTTTATCTGATCCCCTGAATACCAGAGctgttaatattaataaaaaggTGTGGTTAAGATCCTGGTAGAGTAAAGGTGACCTGACCTCACCTTACACCACCCACTCCATCAATCACTGACCAGTAAGATATTATCCACAGAGGAAAGATTGGACTCTGAGGCAAAGTGCAGCACATGAGCCATAAATTATAGCTGACTTATTTCTCTGGAGAATAGCTGCAACCACAGTTACTCCAGCTATTTGTCAATCATAACTTGTAAGCATAGATCCTGTATTTGCATTCATGATATGTTGCCTGCAGCGTGACATCCCACAGAGCCTGTTTTCATACAGCGTGTCACCATAAGCCTATATTCTTGGCTCAGCTGGTGCTACACTGTGTTTGCTTATCAGTGCTGTTGTTTCTGATATCTGAGTCAAGAGGCAGTTTAAGCACCGCTGATTGCAGAACTTGTATGTTGCTATGGCGCCAAGCTGACACTCATTAGGGGGGATTAGAGGTGTTTCGCTGTCAGAGATCCAATCTTTTGAAATGGTTCACTTGTCATGTTGGAGACATCTGTTTCAAGTGAAAAGACagggatgatgatgaggaggaggctTCAGGAATGCAGTGTTTCTCTGTTGAAGTACTTTGGAGACGTTACAAATGAGGATGTGTTTTCTTATGTGGGATTTAAAGGTTCTAACATATACTTTATATTGTTAGACTATGAGCAGTAGTGGGAGAAGTCCtcaactctgcagttcctctcagctctATTGAAACATTCAGTGCTTTCCAGCTAATTTTTGGGTTTTCCTCGTTCcaaactttattgttttggttcacGCTTACTGCTCTCATGGCAATTTTTTCCCAGCACTGGCTAAAAACCAACTATGCGCCCACCACCAAACAACAGGCAAAGTTGTGTTACGAAGTTATAGTGGAGCACTCAGCAGCTAAAGACCCgcagagttggtggagaccaaaaacagagctaaaagttAGTGAATATTGGCATTAGATTTATCTGGTGACCAGAAATATGAAaccaaataaatgctaatgtgcaaacaagacatttgttcAGTTGTCTGTTAAGCCATTTCAACCAAAAAGTTATAatacttttttgttgtgttcACAGAGAGGAAGCAAGTTGATGAACATGACTAAACGGGTCACACCATATAGATATTCATCAGCAATCGTGGTTGTttgacaatgaagacaacaactcccatgatcccataCTACTCTCATTTTTGATTTAGAGTAGCCTAGaggcagaaattacatttgtgtgtttaaatcacTGACAacttacatgtgtgtgtttgtttcagttcagCAAGATGATGACCGATGAAAGTCTCGACGCATTCAGAAATGTCAGTCGAAAGCCAGGCCTGCAGATATGGACCATCAATGTAAGTCAAGACTTACTTAAACAGATTTTATGTGTGACAAACTGaaatcttgcttttttttttcttactgactttgttgttttctcattcAGAACATGAAGATGGCGCCTGTCTCAGCCAGAGGTTTTGGTAACTTCTTCGAGGGAGACTGTTACATTGTTCTTTATGTGAGTTCAACACTGGCTGACTTCCCAACAGACCACAACATTAATGATATGATTACAGCATGCCTCGATAGTATCTGTGCAAATGTGAGTCTTcgatctgtgttttttttttttttttgcaagatcTGTGACAACAGGGGCTCGCGCCAATCCATCGACATCCACTACTGGATAGGGAACACCTCCTCCCAGGATGAACAAGGTGCAGCTGCCATCTACGTCACCCAGCTGGACGAGTACCTGGGCGGGAGTCCGGTGCAGCACAGGGAGGTGCAGGGCTATGAGTCTCCACGCTTCAGGGGCTACTTCAAACACGGCCTCATGTGAGTCAAAGAAAGGGCCTGCTGTGTGAACTAGAAGGGGGTGGTGACTGAATAAAgagtcacacactcacacacacactcttatgCTGTAATCTTCCTGAGACATGGCTTACAACAGTAATCCCTCTGCGTGAAATCATTATGACACAAATTACAGTTGTTTTGTTGAGgcttagaaaagaaaaacacagttttctctCGCCCAGTTCATTAacctctgacttttcattgtgttttatgtaacATTGAGGTAAATGAGCAAAACTATAAACACTCTCGTCTGCTCCTCCATTCATCCTGCCTCCACtgtgctgtttttattacaCTTGACCTTTGGTATTGTACACCGATCTCTCCTCAGCTACAAGAAGGGCGGGGTGGCCTCAGGTTTTCACCACGTGGACACGAATGTCTACAACATCCTGCGACTGCTGCACGTCAAAGGGAGGAAACACGTCACAGCGACCGAGGTATGTAGAGTGGAATATAAAGGGCTGTGTCGGGGATTAATGCTGGCTGCCCAGTGCCTCCCACTGGAGCTATCACAGGCTTCACACAGCTACGCTACAAGGGGTGCTGGCACTCCCTCTTAGACAAATTACAGCGTGCTTGTTGTCATAGCTGTCAAAGTAGGTGTTAATTGCCCCGAGGAGTGCTATGACTGTGTGGTGATTAGGTAGTACTTCCCTATGTTAAAAACTGTTTGTTTCTCAGAACGTTTTATGTCTTATGATAGCTTGTACTGTTCATTTGAATAAAGAGAAACTGTCTGATAAGTCTCCATCACTCCACGCGCAGGTGGAGGTGTCATGGAACAGCTTTAACAATGGAGATATATTCCTGCTGGATATTGGGAAAGCCATCGTGCAGTGGAACGGCCCCCAGAGCAACAGGAGAGAGAAGCTCAAGGTAATCCTCCCCTCTGATTGGTAGTAAAGCACTGTAAAAATATTCTATTACAAATAAGTAAAGGGAAAAATAatcaccaataaaaaaaaacttaaagatACAAAAGTATCCAGGGTTTAACAGTCAAAGCTGGTTGAAGAAGGAGAATATATCATTATCTGGCAAAAATCATCATATTTTAGAACCTAATCATGATTTGCATGTACAATCTGAGGTAGCTAGGACTAATAATTGTCAGATTATTAttgtaaaaagtgaaatattgtGAATGTAGTGAAGTaccatgaaaaagaaaagtggaagTACCTTAAAAACGGTGCAGGCACAGTACTTGatcttacttttattttacaggaAAAGCCACAgttcaaaaatgacaattacatTTCCACCAGGAGGTCTGGAGACTTTGCATGAACATAAAAGATATTGTGCAGTTCTTTCcttttttggtattttaattttaagatatttctactaactaactaactaaccaaCTAAGTAACTAATTCAAAGAACAATTCCTTTCAAATTAAATCAGGGAaaacttgaaaacaaaacaaaagcagaacatTGATGCTGGGCAacgtcacattcacattacagtcgttaaaaagcagaaagagaaaTATGCTGTAATTTCCCTCTCAGGTCTAAATAAAGCTGCattgaatttaaatgaataataatgtaGCTCGAAGATAGTAATGTTATTATTGTCAATAAGTGGTGAAGCTTAACAGCTAAAAGGAAATAAGTTTGGTAATTAGACTGATGACATTATGTAATTATCTATAATCTACATGCTCAGCAGtaagtttcagtttcagctATCCAAAGGAAAAAGCTGTGGAGCTCCTGTTACAGATTATTTCTCAGTGATGGCAATAAATCAGGTTTTTTTGTACGTTGTGGATGTCTTTAATAACTTCAATCAAATATTCTGTGGCGACCTTTAGTATCTGTTctcaaatgcaaaaaacaaaacaaaaataatttggTACCATATTCTGTATTTCCTTCACGGTAGAAAACATTACACTAGATCTtcagctcctctcctcccttgtTTGCAGGCAGTCTTGTTGGCTCAGGACATCcgggacagggagagaggaggtcGAGCTCAGATTGGTGTcgtggagggaggagacgagAAGGACTCCCCGgagctgatgaagatcatgACGGCTGTGCTCGGCCAGAGAAATGGGCCTCTGAGGGAGGCCACTCCTGATGACAAATCAGACAAGGTGCAGAACACCAACGTCAGACTCTACCAGTAAGGACTTTTTCTTCATCTGCTTCATCATTTGTGCAACATCTTGGGAATATTTTGACTGATTTAATAAAATCCAACACTGTTTCTCCTCAGTGTGTTTGAAAACGGCGGAAATCTGGTGGTTCAGGAAGTGGCCACAGAGCCTCTAACGCAAGACCTGCTGCGCTCCTCTGTAACTGTCTTTTAACCTTCAAACATATTTCTCAGATACTGTTATTACCCTTAGAAGATGGGTCTCATTGTTTATTATATCTTCTTCTCTCACTCTCAGGACTGTTACATTGCGGACCAGAGAGGCTCCAGTGTGATGGTGTGGAAAGGCAAGCTGGCCTCCAAGGTGGAGCGGCGAGAAGCTCTCAACAGGGCAGTGGTGAGTTCACGAAATAAATCTTCTTTATACTCTCTAATTATTCAATATTATGGCTGTCTTTGGCCAGGGTCACCAAGTTAAATAGTCATTATATATCAAAGGCATGAAAAAtactcctctcctctttcctacCAGGGCTATATCAAAGCCAAGAACTACCCATCCAGCACCAGTGTGAAGGTGATGAGCGAGGGGGGGGAGTCTGCGATGTTCAAGCACTTGTTCAAGTCCTGGAGAGATAAAGGGCAAACTCAGGGTCTCGGTACCACCTACAACGTCGGAAAGATAGGTAACCTCTACACGacctttaatttattcacatctGAGTCAGAAAGCTGgaaaagaaacacactgaagaCCTTCTGACACTTATTTATGGATATTATCATGGTTGCTCCAGATATATGGAGACCTAAGAGTACAAGATTAAATACGCTGGGAAATCAATAATCATGACTGTATGCTGGAAAAAAGGTATAACGTGACcatgaaattgtgaaataatacagtgaaagtgttttcttcttttcacaataaaagagcTCATTGAAGATcctttttatttagtttcagCAGGTTTTATCCAACCGCATCAACCGAATACGTTTCAGCAAGGTCCGTTTCTGCCAACCAAcgcttatggtctggttaggtttaggcataaaaaccaCAAGGTTACAgttcggaaaagatcatgttttggcaaCATGGTTCTGTCgacacaaacacggctggataATGTCCCAACTTCCCGTCCAAAACATCTGGTGGTTTCGAGCTTACACATGTGAAACATGGTCATGAACGCTGGTTTCTCACTTGGCAGCTGTCGGTTTTGTTGCCCCAGTGCccattaaaaataatcaaatggTTTTTCATTTCTAATTCTGAACACTTTGTCCATGCAGCAAAGGTAGACCAAACAAAGTTTGATGTGCTGCAGCTCCACGCACGTCCTGAACTGGCAGCACAGCACCGCATGGTGGATGACGGCTCTGGAGATGTGACggtgaggaggaaaaaatgcAGAACAATTGTCTTACgccaaaatacacacaaagagTAGACAGGCTTCATCTTGTAATATCTGTATCGTGAGAGGAAAATGCTGAAagatttcttattttcatttttttttcatgtgtttttttcaggtgtGGCGTATTGAGAACTTGGAGCTGGCTGAAGTAAATCCACGTACATATGGACAGTTTTATGGAGGAGACTGCTATTTGGTGCTGTACACATATCAAAGAGCAGGCAAGCAGCAGTACATCCTCTACATGTGGCAGgtcagtggatatttttaactcTATTTTGTTCTGATGAATTAAAAAAGAACAGTTACAGCTCTGTattaacttgactttttgtttgtctcacaCCAGGGCCGTCATGCCACTACAGATGAGATAACAGCTTGCGCCTACCAGGCTGTCAACATTGATAACAAGTACAATGGAGCCCCGGTCCAGGTCAGGGTGGTCATGGGAAAGGAGCCTCGCCACTTCCTGTCTATTttcaaaggcaaactcatcaTTTTCGAGGTGCGACTTTTCACACTAAGGTCTACTTTTTGCTGAATTACAAATGCTCAAATTCAGAAGGCTGGAGAAATTACTCCTGCAATacaataagaaaaatgttttacttctCAGGGGGAAAGCACTCCTCCATTAATTCTCtccaaaaatgtacaaaacactctatattttgcatatttgtgtatgtgtacaaATCTCTGCATGCATGtaatatatgtgtttgtgtttgtgtgcgtcttTAGGGTGGTACAGGCCGACCTGGTGTGGTGAACCCGGACAAAGGTGCCAGGCTCTTCCAGGTGAGAGGAACCGATGAGCTGAACACTAAGGCCACTGAGGTGCAGGCGAGGTCCGCGTCTCTGAACTCCAATGATGTTTTCCTGCTGAAGACGGACCACGTAAGCTACCTGTGGTACGGAAAGGTACGTGCGTCGTTATGGAACACTATGAAACGTTGCACAAGCCGGACATGAACTCCCTTTTGAGGAATAGAAATGTAAGAACGTGTGTTGTTCTCACACAAATCCGCATTTGTTtgatgtcctcctcctcctcgatcCGTCTCCAGGGCTGCAGCGGGGATGAGAGGGTGATGGGGAGAGCGATGTCTGATGTGCTGTCCAAGCAGGACAAGCAGGTGGTGATGGAGGGCCAGGAGCCAGCTGAATTCTGGGTAGCTCTGGGAGGAAAGGCTCCCTATGCCAGCGACAAGAGGTAAACACAGAAAGCAGCAACACCATGCCTTTGAATCAGGCTTTTTGACTCATATTCAACCCAGGTCTTGTTGTTCTcgacatattttgtttttactgactATTATagttcaaaaaagaaaaaaatcaaacaattaaaataacCTATAAACACAGACTTTTCTCCAAAAGTCGTCCAAAAAGCTGTTTAATCATATTTTGAAACATTAATAAGCTTACATTTAAATCTGCAAGGATTATTTTTATATCGAGGTCAGTGGAATATGCCCAATGTTGTCTGGAGCCAATGAAATATGGTCTGCACATCCCcacccaccaacacacacacacacacacacacacacgcacacacacacaccgagcagATTACACAGCTTTAATGTCAGCGAGCTCTGTGTTGTTTGCAGAATGCAGAGGGAGGAGCCTCTTCACAGTCCCCGGCTGTTTGAATGCTCCAATCAGACGGGCCAGTTTAAGATGACGGAGGTGGACGACTTCACCCAGAGCGACCTGGACGAGGAGGATGTCATGCTGCTGGACACCTGGGAGGAGGTGAGAGGTCAAAGGCGGGGGAAATCAGCCGAGCTTTAGGTTGATGCGTGGAAAGATGCAAATATTACTCCACTTGCCAGAAGCTGCTTGATGACGTTATATTTAACCGTTGGCCTGAGCCAGGCTTGCTGTTTTCCCACGTTCTCATTCTGtatactaagctaagctacgctaacagCCTCCCACAAAGTGTTGGGCTGTTTAATCTGCAAAAACCTCAATCTTTATAAGATATTTCTGTCAATAATTGAGTAATTTCTAGTGCAGTGATAatatttcatcttgtttttaatataaaccAACATGTTGTCCGGAAATGAAGATCCACGCTATGTTGAAAccagaaagaaaatgtcaggTTGTGACACTACAATTATTAAAAACTGGTTGAAATATTCCTGCTACACTGGCAGATTTATTATTTCACCTTTTCTAAGACAATAAATGCTTATGGACTCACTTTCAGaaaaaagtacctcaaaagtgtATTTAAGTACCGTCCTTGGCTGTGACTGGAATGTCAGTCGTCATGTCAACAATAACTTCATAAAGCTCTGAaacagatttctttctttttctttcacctcAGATTTTCTTATGGGTTGGAAACTTAGCCAACCAGTACGAGACCAAGGAGGCGTGGAACAGTGCGCAGGAATACCTGAGGACCCATCCAGCAAGCCGCGACCTCGACACACCCATCGTCTTTGTCAAAGAGGGCTACGAACCGCCCACCTTCACCGGCTGGTTCAATGCCTGGGATCCTCATAAGTGGAGTGTGAGTTTGTTACAGCCTCTTTGATCTCAGTGCGAGGCACTCGAGTGTGTTTAACACAAGAATGCAGCATGATTAAGGCCTCACAAATCAGTATGGTATTCTATAACTGTAGAGGAGACGCAAATATCACATGAACACTATGAATAATTTTGTGCGATGTGGGTGATTTCATGGACTGTTTGAAGATGAAGACGACCCTGCATGCTCACTAATTTTCAATCCCCGCTCACTTGATCTTCTCAACAGGGAGAGAACTCCTATgaggagatgaaaaaaaagctgAGTGATGCAACATCTCTCTCACAGATCACTGTAGTAAGTGATTGACTGACACTAATCCTAACATTAATTGACTAACTCTACTAACATCACAAATGTCGCTAATGTGTTTACAATTTTGATGTACAAATCCTCAAAAGATATGATTTCACTCACCCATGTCCTGTGTCATCAGGATTTCTCTAATCTCAATAAGAGCCCTGGGGGTAGTTACCAGGCTCCAGGAAGCCCCATGACCTCCCCTCCAGTCTACAGGACCCACGGAGGTGAATTCTCCCCTAGATCCGCTACTCCCACCAGCCCGTCCACCCTGAGAGCCCAGTCCCCTACGCTCATGAACCTGTCCCCCTCCTATCGCTTCAATCAAACAGTCACAGATGGTGGCACTAAGTCCCCCTCTGCTGGACACTCTGGGAAGTTTCTGGACCCAGAGCTGCTCATCAACAAGTCTCCTAGTGAGCTGCCGCAGGGAGTGGACCCCAGCCAGAGAGAGGTGGGTGCAGTATTATGGATCTGGTGCACCGCACAAAAACATGGAAGTCATTATGCGCAAGATGTTAATAATTGTGTGAATGCTGCAAGCATGGATGAATAAGTGAACTGACCGCCTTGTTGGAAAGTCATACTGTAGACCTCGTGTTTTCTGCTACTGATCCTGATTAGTCTCCATTAGTATTATAGATGTAAGCTAAAACTACTTTAACATTGACAGCAGAGAAAGCTTTTGTTTAGTATTTAGTGTATTATCTGTGCTGTGGAGTGTCATTGTGGATTTGCTGCAGCAGGAAGCTttgaacaaacattttttttaaaaatgactaaaaagagatgcaaaacaacttcaaaaggacagatgcaaaacaactacaaagagacaaaaaatgactacaaagacacacaaaatgactacaaagacaCAGGCACAAAATAACTACAAAAGGACagaccaaaaacaacaacaaggggaaacaaaacaactacagagagacacaagtAACTACTAAGACACAAAATCACTACAAAGAGATGCTAAATggccacaaagagacaaaaaacaactacacaaaacacacacaaaattactataaagtgagacaaaaaaactacaaagagatgcaaaataaTCAACACATCCAAAAAAACAGGTGCAAAGAGACATGGTTTCCCTCTGCTGTtgtatttgggttttttttcacatgactGTGCCTGACTCATTATCCCTCCTTGGCTTCAAGGATGACTGTGACTCAGTGGGACGTGCTAAACATCTTGTAATTATTATGTGTATCCTGAGCTAATAACATAAAGTGGACAGTAGAGGTCAGCCTAACTGTGTTCTGTGCTCTGATTTCAGGCCCACTTGTCAGATGTGGATTTTCAGAACCTGCTCGGCTCGAGTCGCTCAGACTTCCTGCGCCTGCCGATGTGGAGGCAGACTGACTTGAAGAAAAAGGCAGGACTTTTCTGAGGAACATTCACTGTTGGATTACGCAGAAATGTTGTCAAACCTGTCTCACTGTAATGCAGAAAATCTTATTTGTAAAACATGTTAAGGCAGCTGCGAcattttagctgtttttgagaAAGACAGGAGTGGAAGAGGCCTTAATCATTTCACTGGAATATTTTCAACCATCAACAAAGTTTAAGTGATTAAATATGTTGACTAAATTTGGCTTATTAACATGATTGtgataaaaaagacaaaaaaattcaAGGGCATTTTAAACTAATATTATTTCCGATGGTTATGctttatatttatctttatttgtCAATGTGTTATGCTGATGATCGAGTTTTCTCAGGAAATTATTGTCATTCACCACGACTGAATCACTTATACTAtgaataaacagacaaaacCGTCAATCAGGGACTCTGCTGGTTTTATTTACGAGCTAGTGCAAATGCAGGTAAATGACATGTCGTACTCAGAGCACTGACAGTCATAAGTATGTCATGAAAGTACACTGAATGAATTAAATACTTGCTAAATGAGTTATGGTTCAGTATTTTTAGAGCAGATTCATATCATACAGTTAATTTATTGATATGTTCATCAAATCAATAGTCAAAAGGAAGTCAAAAAGCATTTTAAgtctttaaaaacatgaaaaaacatagAATATagtcacatggcggccattttcctctgacatcacattcGGGGTGGGAAGCCCAAATGTCATACTGCTGTGATATGGTGTGCAAGTCATATAAACGTAGGTAATCTGATGACACATTTTCCAGTTTCCTGATTGATTAGCAGCTGTAAAGCCAACAGATAGTTTAATGGGAGGGACATCagaccatatttcaaggtaaaacaacatgcTAGCATTACACAGGGTGTAATCAAATGGTAATATTAGCTAGGAAGttgctaacatcagctaacaggatatcaaatatgttgtttaatcTTAAAATATGGCTGAATGTGCCTCCAGACTTTCACTATCCATCAGGTACCATTCAATcgggaaaacaaaatgtcaacaatttgtcagattaccaatgtttaaatgactgaaacacagcagtttaacattatcccagcattcaagTTTCCCACCCTGAGAGTGAAgttggaggaaaatggccgccttTGAATAACACGGTGAAGGAATCATCTCTGTAGGACAGTCTGCGTTCAAAACGGATGGACACCTATATgcaagcacacagacacacgtggCAAAATATTTGCCTTTTGATATCATACTGTTGCTAAAGACTCCAGTGACCAACATCataaaaaactgtgaaaaaataaagaaaaaaacaaggctTGTTCTAGTCAGACGAGTCATAAGACACTAAAACAGTTAAGTGCTTGTGTTGTTTGATAAATACATTGTTTCCATGAGTAAAGGCATGATTTGTAGGAAACCTGAAGGGAAACATAAAGCCtcaagaaa
This window contains:
- the vill gene encoding villin-1 isoform X2; translation: MMTDESLDAFRNVSRKPGLQIWTINNMKMAPVSARGFGNFFEGDCYIVLYICDNRGSRQSIDIHYWIGNTSSQDEQGAAAIYVTQLDEYLGGSPVQHREVQGYESPRFRGYFKHGLIYKKGGVASGFHHVDTNVYNILRLLHVKGRKHVTATEVEVSWNSFNNGDIFLLDIGKAIVQWNGPQSNRREKLKAVLLAQDIRDRERGGRAQIGVVEGGDEKDSPELMKIMTAVLGQRNGPLREATPDDKSDKVQNTNVRLYHVFENGGNLVVQEVATEPLTQDLLRSSDCYIADQRGSSVMVWKGKLASKVERREALNRAVGYIKAKNYPSSTSVKVMSEGGESAMFKHLFKSWRDKGQTQGLGTTYNVGKIAKVDQTKFDVLQLHARPELAAQHRMVDDGSGDVTVWRIENLELAEVNPRTYGQFYGGDCYLVLYTYQRAGKQQYILYMWQGRHATTDEITACAYQAVNIDNKYNGAPVQVRVVMGKEPRHFLSIFKGKLIIFEGGTGRPGVVNPDKGARLFQVRGTDELNTKATEVQARSASLNSNDVFLLKTDHVSYLWYGKGCSGDERVMGRAMSDVLSKQDKQVVMEGQEPAEFWVALGGKAPYASDKRMQREEPLHSPRLFECSNQTGQFKMTEVDDFTQSDLDEEDVMLLDTWEEIFLWVGNLANQYETKEAWNSAQEYLRTHPASRDLDTPIVFVKEGYEPPTFTGWFNAWDPHKWSGENSYEEMKKKLSDATSLSQITVDFSNLNKSPGGSYQAPGSPMTSPPVYRTHGGEFSPRSATPTSPSTLRAQSPTLMNLSPSYRFNQTVTDGGTKSPSAGHSGKFLDPELLINKSPSELPQGVDPSQREAHLSDVDFQNLLGSSRSDFLRLPMWRQTDLKKKAGLF
- the vill gene encoding villin-1 isoform X1, which gives rise to MTDESLDAFRNVSRKPGLQIWTINNMKMAPVSARGFGNFFEGDCYIVLYICDNRGSRQSIDIHYWIGNTSSQDEQGAAAIYVTQLDEYLGGSPVQHREVQGYESPRFRGYFKHGLIYKKGGVASGFHHVDTNVYNILRLLHVKGRKHVTATEVEVSWNSFNNGDIFLLDIGKAIVQWNGPQSNRREKLKAVLLAQDIRDRERGGRAQIGVVEGGDEKDSPELMKIMTAVLGQRNGPLREATPDDKSDKVQNTNVRLYHVFENGGNLVVQEVATEPLTQDLLRSSDCYIADQRGSSVMVWKGKLASKVERREALNRAVGYIKAKNYPSSTSVKVMSEGGESAMFKHLFKSWRDKGQTQGLGTTYNVGKIAKVDQTKFDVLQLHARPELAAQHRMVDDGSGDVTVWRIENLELAEVNPRTYGQFYGGDCYLVLYTYQRAGKQQYILYMWQGRHATTDEITACAYQAVNIDNKYNGAPVQVRVVMGKEPRHFLSIFKGKLIIFEGGTGRPGVVNPDKGARLFQVRGTDELNTKATEVQARSASLNSNDVFLLKTDHVSYLWYGKGCSGDERVMGRAMSDVLSKQDKQVVMEGQEPAEFWVALGGKAPYASDKRMQREEPLHSPRLFECSNQTGQFKMTEVDDFTQSDLDEEDVMLLDTWEEIFLWVGNLANQYETKEAWNSAQEYLRTHPASRDLDTPIVFVKEGYEPPTFTGWFNAWDPHKWSDFSNLNKSPGGSYQAPGSPMTSPPVYRTHGGEFSPRSATPTSPYGGTKSPSAGHSGKFLDPELLINKSPSELPQGVDPSQREAHLSDVDFQNLLGSSRSDFLRLPMWRQTDLKKKAGLF